A single genomic interval of Streptomyces graminofaciens harbors:
- a CDS encoding tRNA (adenine-N1)-methyltransferase, with amino-acid sequence MSEPTGAARRRGPFKVGDQVQLTDPKGRHYTFTLEEGKNFHTHKGSFPHDELIGAPEGSVVRTTGNVAYLALRPLLPDYVLSMPRGAAVVYPKDAGQILAFADIFPGARVVEAGVGSGSLSSFLLRAIGDQGMLHSYERRADFAEIAQANVERYFGGPHPAWQLTVGDLQDNLSDTEVDRVILDMLAPWECLEAVSKALVPGGIVCCYVATTTQLARTVESIREIGCFNEPSAWESMIRNWHIEGLAVRPDHRMIGHTGFLLTARRLADGVEPPMRRRRPAKGAYGEDYEGPNADGGAGR; translated from the coding sequence ATGTCCGAACCGACCGGTGCCGCCCGCCGTCGCGGGCCCTTCAAGGTCGGGGACCAGGTCCAGCTCACCGACCCCAAGGGACGCCACTACACGTTCACGCTCGAAGAGGGAAAGAACTTCCACACCCACAAGGGTTCCTTTCCTCACGACGAGCTGATCGGTGCGCCCGAGGGCAGTGTTGTCCGCACCACGGGGAACGTCGCCTACCTGGCGCTGCGCCCCCTGCTCCCCGACTACGTCCTGTCCATGCCCCGCGGCGCCGCCGTGGTCTACCCCAAGGACGCGGGGCAGATCCTCGCCTTCGCCGACATCTTCCCCGGCGCCCGCGTCGTCGAGGCCGGCGTCGGCTCCGGCTCGCTCAGCAGCTTCCTGCTGCGCGCCATCGGCGACCAGGGCATGCTGCACAGCTACGAGCGCCGCGCCGACTTCGCCGAGATCGCACAGGCCAACGTGGAGCGCTACTTCGGTGGCCCGCACCCCGCCTGGCAGCTCACCGTCGGTGACCTCCAGGACAACCTGAGCGACACCGAGGTCGACCGGGTCATCCTCGACATGCTCGCCCCCTGGGAGTGCCTGGAGGCCGTCTCCAAGGCCCTCGTCCCCGGCGGCATCGTCTGCTGCTACGTGGCGACCACCACCCAGCTCGCCCGGACCGTCGAGTCCATCCGCGAGATCGGCTGCTTCAACGAGCCGAGCGCCTGGGAGTCGATGATCCGCAACTGGCACATCGAGGGCCTGGCCGTCCGCCCGGACCACCGGATGATCGGCCACACCGGCTTCCTGCTCACCGCCCGCCGCCTCGCGGACGGC